The DNA segment TTCGGTTAATTTTGTACTGAATTTTGCGAATAAAAGCATCCGTCAATGTTGAAAAGTCTGTTCCTTTCGGGATATATTGTCGAATGAGTTTATTTGCATTTTCGATAGCGCCTTTCTGCCATGAGGA comes from the Clostridiales bacterium genome and includes:
- a CDS encoding IS30 family transposase, whose product is SSWQKGAIENANKLIRQYIPKGTDFSTLTDAFIRKIQYKINRRPRKKLNF